The nucleotide sequence TTGCTGGCCGGTTCGCCGGGGCTGACGCTGGCGGGCGCGCTCAGCAACTGCACCCAGGCCGAAGCCGACATGGAGCGCCTGCGGCCCGACGTGGTGCTCATGGACATCGACATGCCCGGCTGCACCGGCATTGAAGGCCTGCGCCGCATTAAGGCCGTAGCCCCGACCATCAACGTGGTGATGCTGACAGTGTTTGAGGAAAACGACCGGGTGTTTGCCGCCATCTGCGCCGGCGCCGACGGCTACCTGCTCAAGAAAACCCCGCCGGCGCGCATCATTGATGCCATCAGCGAGGTGCGGGCCGGGGGCGCCCCCATGACACCCGCCATTGCCCGGCAGGTGCTGCGCCTGTTCCCGAAAACGCCGCCCCGTCCCGTCTCCGACGAGTCGCCGGCCAACCTGAGCGCCCGCGAGCAGGAGATTCTGGGGCTGCTGGTGGAAGGCTATAGCTACAAGATGATTGCCGCCGACCGGGGCATCAGCATCGATACCGTCCGCTCGCACATCAAGAAAATCTACGAGAAGCTGCACGTGCGCTCCATGACCGAGGCCGTCAGCAAAGCCCTGCGCCAGGGCCTGACCTGAAACCAGCACCAACGGGCGGCTACATGATTGTGCGATTGACAACGGTGGCGGAAAAGCGCAATTTCAACCCGACCAACAACCCCGGCCCCGGTGTTTCCGCCGCAGGCATTCGGGGCTGGTTGGGTACCCAAATGCCTGCCAATATGCCACATACGCGTCCGCAGCTGCTTATTTGCCTGCTGGGTCTCTGGATCCGGCAGCGCCCGGCCCTGGCCTGACTCCGGGCCAGAGCTGAACCCAGACCCCACCGGCCAGCACTGCTGCCGCCCGGTGTGCTGCGGCCGATGCAGGCCGGCAGGTTCCCGTCGCCGACAGGTGCGCCGCTTCCCGGCGTCCTGCCGACGACGGCTCCGGAACACCGCAAAAATGGTGCATACGCGGCGGAAAAGCCTATATTCGGCATCCGTCTACTGTGTTATCCGCCTTGTGTATGCGTCTGCTCCGCGACCTGAAGCTCGATGAGGTATTTGTGCTCGACATCGAAACCGTGCCCTGCGTCGGCTGCCACGACGACCTGCACGACATGCTGAAGGAACTGTGGGAGCACAAATGCCACGCCCTGCGCCGCGAGAAAGGCTGGATTTCACACCACGACCATATTGCCCCGCTGCCCGACAACCTGCACGCCGCTACGCTGTTCGAGCAGGCCGGTATCTATGCTGAGTTTGGGCGGGTGGTGTGCATTTCGGTGGGCCGCTTCCGCTACACCCTCGACGGTGAGCTGCGCTTCAGCGTGAAGTCCTTCTATGGCCACGACGAGAAAGAGCTACTCCGGGAGTTCAGCGACGTTATCAGCCACCGGCCGCACTTCCGGCTGTGTGGGCACAATGGCAAGGAGTTCGATTTCCCGTATCTGTCGCGCCGCATGCTCATCAACGGCCTGGCGCTGCCGCCGCACCTCGATACGGCCGGCAAAAAGCCTTGGGAAGTGCCCCACCTCGACACCATGGAGCTGTGGAAGTTCGGCGACCGGAAGTCGTTTACGTCGCTGAGTCTGCTGGCCGCCATGTTCGGAATTCCCACGCCCAAAGACGACATCCAGGGCAAAGACGTAGCCCGCGTGTACTACGAAGACAACGACCTGCCGCGCATTGCGCGCTATTGCCAGAAAGACATCATCACCACGGCCCGCCTGCTGCTCCGCTTCCGCGGCGACGAACCCTTTCCGGACGAGGCCGTGCAGTACGCCGAAGACCCTGCCACCGCCCTGCGCCGCGCCTGAGTCGTTCGAAAACAGCTTGGTCCATTAGTCAAATACTGAAGCGTCCCGAACTGAAGCTGGCTGGCTCCGGCATGTTCAAACATTACTCTTTGTGTAAAATAAATCAAATAAATAATTGAAATATTATAATTAAGATTTATCTTTTGGGTGAAGAAGGCTTTAGCGGGTAGGAAAAGATGGAAAACACACTCAATCAAACGGTACTGGACGCCTTTACCGACCAGGTAACTGATGACCTTGGCAGCCGCAATCAAGTGGCGGGGGCAGCCATTCGTAATGGCCTTAGCCATACGGTGCCGTTCTCACTCTACACGCTGCTCAACCGTGTGGAAGGCCCTTACGGCCCGGAAATATTCTGGCAGCTCAGCCGCGAGGCCTACGATGCCCACGTAACGGAACACCTGCCGGCCCTCGACCAGACTGGGTGGCAGAAGCGGGGCGAAGACCTGCTGCACGATTTGTTGGGCGACTCTTATACCAGCGTTTTACAAGAACAGTCCGCTGCCACCAACCTAGCGCCCGGCGTAGCGGCCCAGCTTCTGGGCTGCAGTACGGTGGCAGTCCTGGGCGTGGCCGGCGAGCATGCCCGCGAGCATAGCCTCGATCCGGTGGCGCTGGCCCTGTGGCTGCGGCAGGAGAAAGACCCGCTGCGGCGGGCGCTGCTCTCAGTGCCGCAGGCAGCTCCGGCGGGTGGCCTGGAAAAGCTGCCGATAGCACCGCCTGATCTGGCACCATATCCTGCCGCTGCCGCCTGGGCTACGGCGCCGGCCGGGCCAGCAGCAGGCCCCACCGCCCGCTGGCAGTGGGGCCTGCTGCTGCTGCTGGCGGTATTGCTGGGCTACCTATTCGGGCACGACCGGCTGGGCGCGCCTGCTGCGTCACTTGCCACTCCGGCTGCTGCAGTAACGCCAACACGGCCCGCGCCTTCTGCTGACACCAAACAGCCCGGCCGCTACGACGACGCCAGCGGCAACTATATCTACGACACCGGCCAGCCCATCATTCTGCGCCTGGCCGACGGCACTACCCAGAAAGTAGGGGCTAATTCCACTGAAAACCGCCTGTTTACCTTCCTCGCCGACCCCGCCATTCAGGTGGACTCCGTGAACCGCACCAAGGGCTGGATCAATTTCGACCGGGTGTACTTCGAGCCCGGTGCTACCACGCTCACCGACGAATCGTTCTTGCAGCTGCGTAATGTGGCCAGCATCCTCAAGACCTTCCCGACCTCGGTGGTGAAAATTGGAGGCTACACCGATAGCACCGGCAACCCGCTCAAAAACTTCCAGCTCAGCGAGGAGCGGGCCAAAACGGCCATGCTGGCCATGGCCGGCATGGGCATCGATATGAACCGGATTCAGGCCAAAGGCTATGGCGGCAAGTACTTCATCACGCCCAACACCACGCCCGAAGGCCGGGCCCTCAACCGCCGCATCAGCATCCGGGTGATTAAGAAGTGAGTATGGAGCGGTGGGTATTGAGTACTTAGTATGAAGTGCTGACCAAGTTCTTACTACTCAATACCAAGTACTCAACTCTTACTACTTAATAGTGCCGGGCGGGGTACGTTTGGCGGCTTCTGACTGGGCTAGCTCCAACGCCTTTCCTAGCACTGGGTCGCGCTGTTGCTGCATAGCAGATAGGGTGTTTTCTACCGTTACATCGGGCTGCACGCCCACGTCTTCCAGCAGCTGGCCGGTGGGCGTGGTGTAGCGCTGGTTCGACAGAGTTACCTCCAGGCCGTTGGCCAGCCGCAGGCTGTGCATATCGGAGAGCATACCTTTGGTGGCGGTGCCTATCTGCGTCACCTGGGGCAAACTGGTGAGGGCAATAGTCAGGTCCTCGGCGGCGCTGGCGGTCTGATCGGAGGTGAGCAGGATGACCGGGCCGGTGAAGCGCGGGCCGGCGGCGGGCGTTACATACACGGGCTGCGGCTCTGTGAACCGGTCGTAGCCGCCTGGCTGGCGCAGGGCTTTGTAGCTGGTCAGGACCCGTTCAGAGGCAAAATGGCCCGCCAATTCTACGCCGCTGTGGCCCCCACCGTCGTCGCGG is from Hymenobacter yonginensis and encodes:
- a CDS encoding response regulator, with translation MENSIRVLIYEDNADLRTSLGQLLAGSPGLTLAGALSNCTQAEADMERLRPDVVLMDIDMPGCTGIEGLRRIKAVAPTINVVMLTVFEENDRVFAAICAGADGYLLKKTPPARIIDAISEVRAGGAPMTPAIARQVLRLFPKTPPRPVSDESPANLSAREQEILGLLVEGYSYKMIAADRGISIDTVRSHIKKIYEKLHVRSMTEAVSKALRQGLT
- a CDS encoding 3'-5' exonuclease, which produces MRLLRDLKLDEVFVLDIETVPCVGCHDDLHDMLKELWEHKCHALRREKGWISHHDHIAPLPDNLHAATLFEQAGIYAEFGRVVCISVGRFRYTLDGELRFSVKSFYGHDEKELLREFSDVISHRPHFRLCGHNGKEFDFPYLSRRMLINGLALPPHLDTAGKKPWEVPHLDTMELWKFGDRKSFTSLSLLAAMFGIPTPKDDIQGKDVARVYYEDNDLPRIARYCQKDIITTARLLLRFRGDEPFPDEAVQYAEDPATALRRA
- a CDS encoding OmpA family protein, which translates into the protein MENTLNQTVLDAFTDQVTDDLGSRNQVAGAAIRNGLSHTVPFSLYTLLNRVEGPYGPEIFWQLSREAYDAHVTEHLPALDQTGWQKRGEDLLHDLLGDSYTSVLQEQSAATNLAPGVAAQLLGCSTVAVLGVAGEHAREHSLDPVALALWLRQEKDPLRRALLSVPQAAPAGGLEKLPIAPPDLAPYPAAAAWATAPAGPAAGPTARWQWGLLLLLAVLLGYLFGHDRLGAPAASLATPAAAVTPTRPAPSADTKQPGRYDDASGNYIYDTGQPIILRLADGTTQKVGANSTENRLFTFLADPAIQVDSVNRTKGWINFDRVYFEPGATTLTDESFLQLRNVASILKTFPTSVVKIGGYTDSTGNPLKNFQLSEERAKTAMLAMAGMGIDMNRIQAKGYGGKYFITPNTTPEGRALNRRISIRVIKK